In one window of Zonotrichia albicollis isolate bZonAlb1 chromosome 35, bZonAlb1.hap1, whole genome shotgun sequence DNA:
- the LOC141726444 gene encoding olfactory receptor 14J1-like, whose amino-acid sequence MSNSSSIRHFLLLALADTRQLQLLHFCLLLGISLAALLGNGLIISAVACGHHLHTPMFFFLLNLALSDLGSIYTTVPKAMHNSLWDTMNISYTGCAAQLFFFAFFISAEFSLLTIMCYDRYVSICKPLHYGTLLGSRACAHMAAAAWASAFLHALMHTANTFSLPLCHGNALGHFFCEIPAILKLSCSHSNLRELGLLVFSICLAFGCFVFIVFSYVQIFRAVLRIPSEQGRHKAFSTCLPHLAVVSLFLSTATFSDLKPSSMSSPSLNLALSLLYSVVTPALNPLIYSLRNQELKAAVRRLMTGWFHKH is encoded by the coding sequence atgtccaacagcagctccatcaggcacttcctcctgctggcattggcagacacgcggcagctgcagctcctgcacttctgcctcttgctgggcatctccctggctgccctcctgggcaacggcctcatcatcagcgccgtagcctgcggccaccacctgcacacgcccatgttcttcttcctgctcaacctggccctcagcgacctgggctccatctacaccactgtccccaaagccatgcacaattccctctgggacaccatgaacatctcctacacaggatgtgctgcacaattatttttttttgcctttttcatctcagcagaattttccctcctgaccatcatgtgctatgaccgctacgtgtccatctgcaaacccctgcactacgggaccctcctgggcagcagagcttgtgcccacatggcagcagctgcctgggccagtgcctttctccatgctctcatgcacacagccaatacattttccctgcccctgtgccatggcaatgccctgggccatttcttctgtgaaatccctgccatcctcaagctctcctgctcacactcaaaCCTCAGGGAACTGGGACTTCTTGTGTTTTCCATCTGTTTagcatttggttgttttgtgttcattgttttctcctatgtgcagatcttcagggctgtgctgaggatcccatctgagcagggacggcacaaagccttttccacctgcctccctcacctggccgtggtctctttgttcctcagcactgccacatTTTCGGACTTGAAGCCCTCCTCCATGTCTTCTCCATCCCTGAATCTGGCCCTTTCacttctgtactcagtggttaCTCCAGCCCttaaccccctcatctacagcctgaggaaccaggagctcaaggctgcagtgaggagactgatgactgggtGGTTTCACAAACATTAA